A region of Ammoniphilus oxalaticus DNA encodes the following proteins:
- a CDS encoding acetylornithine transaminase encodes MSHLFSNYGRWPISIVKGEGNYVFDAEGNKYLDLVSGIAVNSLGNVPPKVKAKVAEQLDTLWHCSNLFQIPIQEELATKLAEISGLDRVFFCNSGAEANEAAIKLARRYGNQQGKYEIITFEQSFHGRTLATLTATGQDKVKEGFEPLPAGFKTVPYNDLEALQAAITPQTCAVMLEMVQGEGGVNPADSDWVRQIAALAKEHQLLLIIDEIQTGIGRTGKWFGFQHYEFEPDIVTSAKGLGSGFPVGAMIAKEFLADSFGPGTHGSTFGGNPLAMAAGLATLEEVGSYLPQVQQKGEYLRSELGGRGQGLLVGVECKVEVAPIISELRDEGILVLMAGPNVLRLLPPFTITQEELEFAIEKIKQVIAKHQGAAAQA; translated from the coding sequence ATGAGCCATTTATTTTCGAATTATGGACGTTGGCCGATTTCGATCGTCAAAGGGGAAGGGAACTATGTATTTGATGCGGAAGGCAATAAATATTTAGACCTTGTTTCGGGAATTGCAGTGAATTCTCTTGGTAACGTTCCGCCTAAGGTGAAGGCGAAGGTCGCCGAGCAACTTGATACGCTGTGGCACTGTTCGAATTTATTTCAGATTCCGATTCAAGAAGAATTGGCGACTAAATTAGCGGAAATCTCAGGTTTGGATCGTGTGTTTTTTTGCAATAGCGGAGCGGAAGCGAACGAAGCGGCGATCAAATTAGCGCGGAGATACGGGAATCAGCAAGGAAAGTATGAAATTATTACGTTTGAACAATCTTTTCATGGACGGACGTTGGCGACATTGACAGCGACGGGACAAGATAAAGTGAAAGAAGGTTTTGAACCGTTGCCAGCTGGGTTTAAAACGGTCCCGTATAATGATCTAGAAGCGCTGCAAGCGGCGATTACACCGCAGACGTGCGCCGTGATGTTGGAAATGGTGCAAGGTGAAGGCGGTGTAAATCCCGCGGATTCGGATTGGGTTAGGCAAATTGCGGCGTTGGCGAAAGAGCATCAGTTGCTGTTGATTATCGATGAGATTCAAACGGGCATTGGTCGCACAGGAAAATGGTTCGGATTTCAGCACTACGAGTTTGAACCCGATATCGTGACTTCGGCGAAGGGGCTTGGCAGCGGATTCCCTGTTGGGGCGATGATCGCAAAAGAATTTTTGGCGGATAGCTTTGGCCCAGGCACTCATGGTTCGACGTTCGGGGGGAATCCGTTGGCAATGGCGGCGGGTTTGGCGACATTAGAGGAAGTGGGATCGTATTTACCGCAAGTCCAGCAAAAAGGGGAGTACTTGCGCAGTGAGTTAGGCGGTCGCGGCCAAGGGTTGCTCGTCGGGGTGGAGTGTAAGGTTGAGGTGGCCCCGATTATTAGTGAGTTGCGTGACGAAGGCATTCTCGTGTTAATGGCGGGACCGAACGTGTTACGCTTGTTGCCTCCTTTTACAATTACACAAGAAGAACTTGAGTTTGCGATTGAAAAAATCAAGCAAGTGATCGCCAAGCATCAAGGAGCGGCGGCGCAAGCATAA
- a CDS encoding argininosuccinate synthase, giving the protein MAREKVVLAYSGGLDTSVAIKWLQDNYKYDVIAVGLDVGEGSDLDFVRDKAIQVGAIKSYIVDAKELFAEEFVLPALKANAMYEGKYPVVSALSRPLIAKILVDIAKEEGAVAVAHGCTGKGNDQVRFDVSFAALDPNLKVVAPVREWGMTRDEEIAYAEKHGIPIPIDLDNPYSVDENLWGRACECGVLEDPWAEPPAGAYDLTVDIKDAPDTPEEIELEFIQGKPVAINGKKMLLSELILELNKIAGKHGIGRIDHVENRLVGIKSREVYECPGAITLILAHRELEFMTQPRELAQFKPIIEQKITNVIYEGLWFSPVMDALKAFVEETQRFVTGTIRVKLFKGHAIVVGRKSPHSLYDMNLATYGEGDTFDHQSALGFIELYGMPTQVYSQVNRKHLGYEPQAVIIDKKEAILSNE; this is encoded by the coding sequence ATGGCGCGTGAAAAAGTTGTGTTAGCATACTCTGGAGGGTTGGATACATCGGTTGCCATCAAATGGTTGCAAGATAATTACAAATACGATGTCATTGCTGTCGGGTTAGATGTTGGAGAAGGAAGCGATCTTGATTTTGTGCGAGACAAAGCGATTCAAGTTGGGGCGATCAAATCTTACATTGTTGACGCCAAAGAACTATTCGCTGAAGAGTTCGTGTTGCCCGCGCTAAAGGCAAACGCGATGTATGAAGGGAAATACCCTGTTGTATCCGCGTTGTCTCGTCCGCTAATTGCTAAGATTTTAGTGGATATCGCGAAAGAAGAAGGGGCGGTTGCGGTTGCTCATGGATGCACGGGAAAAGGCAACGACCAAGTTCGTTTTGATGTCTCGTTCGCCGCATTGGATCCTAACTTAAAAGTAGTGGCGCCCGTTCGTGAGTGGGGCATGACGCGTGACGAAGAAATTGCTTACGCGGAAAAACACGGCATTCCAATCCCGATTGATCTAGACAACCCGTACAGCGTGGACGAAAATCTTTGGGGACGCGCGTGTGAGTGCGGCGTTTTGGAAGACCCTTGGGCTGAACCGCCTGCGGGAGCGTATGATCTAACTGTTGATATAAAGGACGCGCCTGATACGCCGGAAGAAATTGAACTCGAGTTTATACAAGGGAAGCCAGTGGCTATCAACGGTAAGAAAATGCTGTTAAGCGAACTGATCCTTGAATTAAATAAAATTGCGGGGAAACATGGGATCGGACGAATCGATCATGTTGAGAACCGTTTGGTTGGAATTAAGTCTCGTGAAGTGTATGAGTGCCCAGGAGCGATCACGCTTATTTTAGCTCACCGTGAATTAGAATTCATGACGCAACCACGCGAGTTAGCTCAATTTAAGCCGATTATCGAGCAAAAGATAACGAACGTGATTTACGAAGGGCTTTGGTTTTCGCCAGTCATGGACGCATTGAAGGCGTTTGTCGAGGAAACACAAAGATTTGTGACGGGAACAATTCGCGTCAAGTTGTTTAAAGGACACGCGATAGTTGTCGGACGTAAATCACCGCATTCATTATATGATATGAACTTAGCGACCTATGGAGAAGGAGATACATTTGACCATCAGTCGGCGCTTGGCTTCATTGAACTATACGGCATGCCGACACAAGTGTATTCGCAAGTGAACCGCAAGCATTTAGGGTATGAACCGCAAGCGGTGATTATCGATAAGAAAGAAGCGATTTTGAGCAATGAGTAA
- a CDS encoding transposase, which translates to MRNRFPNTNEFIEIKKRLARVALEGGNAAFVARKNDYSPKTLNKWVHEYRDEVEEEMEQNKHDRIRVAIVA; encoded by the coding sequence ATGAGAAATAGATTTCCAAATACGAATGAATTTATAGAAATAAAGAAACGACTCGCGCGTGTAGCTTTAGAGGGAGGCAATGCCGCATTTGTGGCGCGTAAAAATGATTATTCCCCTAAAACGCTTAATAAATGGGTTCATGAGTACAGGGATGAGGTGGAGGAAGAGATGGAACAAAACAAACATGACCGAATCCGCGTCGCCATCGTTGCGTAA
- the argB gene encoding acetylglutamate kinase has product MIVLKCGGSTLDNLPDSLYEQLIQLKKDGFDPVIVHGGGPAISNALETYGIEPQFIDGLRVTDEQTLKVVEMVLIGQTNKQIVKKLGGLGFGLSGLDGNLIEASQLKGPHGFVGQIEQVHPETIRIISRMGLIPVIAPLGIDENGQTYNINADTAAGAIAAALEVSQLIVVTDVPGVMEDGEVLSELTVDQVNQLINSEVITGGMIPKVKAAMDALRAAEQVVIIDPSNLTMAVQGQAVGTKIIGKVN; this is encoded by the coding sequence ATGATCGTTTTAAAATGCGGCGGGAGCACGTTGGACAATCTGCCCGATTCTTTATACGAACAATTGATTCAGTTAAAGAAAGACGGATTTGATCCGGTGATTGTCCATGGCGGCGGGCCCGCTATTTCAAATGCGTTGGAAACGTACGGAATTGAGCCGCAGTTTATCGACGGATTGCGGGTGACGGATGAGCAGACGCTCAAAGTGGTGGAAATGGTGTTGATTGGTCAGACGAATAAGCAAATTGTGAAAAAGCTGGGCGGACTTGGTTTTGGGTTGAGTGGCCTGGATGGTAACTTAATTGAAGCGAGCCAATTAAAAGGACCACATGGATTTGTTGGTCAAATCGAGCAAGTTCATCCTGAAACGATTCGGATTATTAGTCGGATGGGTTTGATCCCAGTGATTGCGCCTTTGGGTATCGACGAAAATGGGCAAACCTACAACATAAACGCAGATACAGCCGCTGGAGCGATCGCAGCAGCGCTTGAGGTATCGCAATTGATCGTCGTGACGGACGTGCCGGGTGTCATGGAAGATGGCGAGGTGCTGTCTGAACTAACAGTGGACCAAGTTAATCAACTGATTAACTCCGAAGTGATTACTGGCGGGATGATTCCGAAAGTGAAAGCGGCCATGGACGCGTTGCGAGCGGCGGAACAGGTTGTGATCATTGATCCGTCTAACCTAACAATGGCGGTTCAAGGGCAAGCGGTTGGCACGAAGATTATAGGGAAGGTGAACTAG
- the argF gene encoding ornithine carbamoyltransferase, with translation MTTIELLHKRLNLTGRDFLRLADFTKQELTDLLALAAELKKLQKAGGSYQPLKGKALGMIFEKASTRTRVSFEVGIYQLGGQGMFFSSKDLQIGRGEPISDTAQVLSRYVDGIMIRTFGHEIVEELAKYASIPVINGLTDEFHPCQIMADFQTIIEHKGKLEGLKFAYVGDGNNMAHSLLIGAAKMGMDIAVASPQGYMPDEAIVSMAKEFAKESGSNVLITDNPIEAATQADVIYTDVWASMGQEEEQEKREKAFANYQVNGSLVERANADYIFMHCLPAHRGEEVSAEVIDGANSVIFDEAENRLHAQKAIMAAIMS, from the coding sequence ATGACAACGATTGAACTTTTACACAAACGGTTGAATTTAACGGGACGAGATTTTTTGCGTCTCGCCGATTTTACAAAGCAAGAACTAACCGATCTATTGGCGCTTGCGGCGGAATTGAAGAAATTGCAAAAGGCGGGAGGGTCCTATCAACCTCTAAAAGGAAAAGCGTTGGGAATGATCTTTGAGAAGGCTTCCACCCGTACACGGGTTTCGTTTGAAGTTGGGATTTATCAACTTGGCGGTCAGGGGATGTTTTTTAGTTCAAAAGATTTGCAGATTGGTCGGGGTGAACCGATCTCTGACACCGCTCAAGTGTTGTCCCGCTATGTGGACGGAATCATGATCCGCACGTTCGGACATGAGATCGTCGAGGAGTTGGCGAAATATGCGTCGATTCCAGTGATCAATGGTTTGACAGATGAGTTTCATCCGTGTCAAATTATGGCTGATTTCCAAACGATTATCGAACATAAAGGAAAGTTGGAAGGATTAAAATTTGCCTACGTTGGTGATGGGAACAATATGGCCCATTCATTGCTGATCGGAGCGGCAAAAATGGGCATGGACATTGCCGTGGCCTCGCCGCAAGGTTATATGCCCGATGAAGCGATCGTGTCCATGGCCAAGGAATTTGCTAAAGAGAGCGGCAGCAACGTGTTGATCACGGATAATCCGATTGAAGCGGCAACACAGGCCGATGTCATCTATACAGATGTATGGGCGAGTATGGGGCAAGAAGAGGAGCAGGAAAAAAGGGAGAAAGCTTTTGCCAATTATCAGGTGAATGGTTCATTAGTCGAACGTGCGAACGCGGACTACATCTTCATGCATTGTTTACCCGCCCACCGCGGTGAAGAGGTGTCGGCAGAGGTCATTGACGGAGCGAACTCGGTCATATTCGATGAAGCGGAAAACCGTTTACATGCTCAAAAGGCGATTATGGCGGCAATTATGTCATAG
- a CDS encoding RDD family protein, which produces MNRPAGFWVRLLAIIADTIVLSFINMFFILFLGESSLFYALSAVIGWLYFAGLESSSRQATLGKMLFSLKVTDLSGNRISFARATGRYFSKAISTLLLFLGYLMVAFSSRKQGLHDKIASTLVVRKNLISNFDRWQDDDSGYGGDR; this is translated from the coding sequence ATGAATCGACCTGCTGGATTTTGGGTGCGATTGTTGGCGATCATTGCCGATACGATCGTACTTAGTTTTATCAACATGTTCTTTATTTTGTTTCTAGGCGAAAGCTCGCTCTTTTACGCGTTATCAGCCGTAATTGGGTGGCTTTATTTCGCCGGGTTGGAGTCGTCATCACGTCAAGCAACCTTGGGCAAAATGTTATTCAGCTTAAAAGTAACTGATTTGTCTGGAAATCGAATTTCGTTTGCCCGGGCGACAGGTCGTTACTTCTCCAAAGCGATTTCCACTCTTTTGTTGTTTTTGGGGTACCTCATGGTTGCCTTCTCATCTCGTAAACAAGGCTTGCACGACAAAATAGCAAGCACACTGGTTGTGAGAAAAAACCTGATCTCCAATTTTGACAGATGGCAAGATGACGACTCTGGATACGGCGGCGATCGTTAG
- the argC gene encoding N-acetyl-gamma-glutamyl-phosphate reductase, translated as MNISIIGATGYSGVELIRLLQNHPTAKIKSLFASSQAGLDLTEVYPHLTNIEQHTLEELDVEKTAEWVFLATPSGVSAKLVPSLLEAGRKVIDLSGDFRLPKETYESWYNKETANESDLQKAVYGLPEWFKEQIQNAQLIANPGCYPTAAALGLAPAMPYIDPKSIIIDAKSGVSGAGRSASLATHYGEVNENFAAYRVANHQHTPEIEQTLQRVSEQQPLITFTPHLAPMTRGILCTMYATITEEVDFQEVYKAAYEGKPFIRLRAEGSYPRTKEVSGSNYCDIAVHVDPRTNRLIVISVIDNVVKGAAGQAIQNMNIMAGLDETTGLTFSPLYP; from the coding sequence ATGAATATTTCGATTATTGGAGCGACAGGATACAGTGGCGTGGAGCTGATTAGGCTGTTACAAAACCACCCAACCGCGAAAATCAAATCATTGTTTGCCAGTTCACAGGCTGGACTTGATTTAACAGAGGTATATCCTCATTTGACAAATATTGAACAACATACTTTGGAAGAATTAGACGTGGAAAAAACAGCGGAATGGGTTTTTCTAGCGACGCCGTCTGGGGTCAGCGCGAAACTTGTTCCTTCATTATTAGAAGCAGGTCGGAAAGTAATCGATTTATCGGGTGATTTCCGGCTTCCTAAAGAGACATACGAATCATGGTATAACAAAGAAACTGCGAATGAATCTGATCTGCAAAAAGCGGTCTATGGGTTGCCCGAATGGTTCAAAGAGCAAATTCAGAACGCTCAATTGATCGCCAATCCGGGTTGTTATCCGACGGCGGCTGCGCTTGGGTTAGCGCCAGCGATGCCTTATATAGATCCAAAATCGATCATTATTGATGCAAAATCAGGGGTATCTGGGGCGGGGCGTTCGGCGTCACTTGCGACACACTATGGAGAAGTCAACGAAAATTTTGCGGCCTATCGTGTCGCGAACCATCAACATACTCCAGAAATCGAACAAACGTTGCAACGCGTTTCAGAGCAACAACCTTTGATTACCTTTACGCCGCATTTAGCGCCCATGACACGCGGGATTTTATGTACGATGTATGCGACAATAACGGAGGAAGTTGATTTTCAAGAAGTGTACAAAGCAGCCTACGAAGGGAAACCGTTCATTCGTTTGCGCGCGGAGGGAAGCTATCCGAGAACAAAAGAAGTGTCCGGTTCAAACTACTGTGACATCGCAGTCCATGTGGACCCTCGAACGAACCGCCTGATCGTTATCTCCGTGATTGATAACGTGGTCAAGGGCGCGGCGGGGCAGGCGATTCAAAATATGAATATCATGGCGGGCTTGGATGAAACGACAGGATTGACGTTCAGTCCGCTGTATCCATAA
- a CDS encoding Lon protease family protein, with product MKQSRQVPAAQLRGDIKADDFPFETTNEIESLSDVVFGQKRAERASEFGLKVKQPGYNLFLVGPSGSGKSAYALAKVTEMAEDGQAPNDWCYVYNFESPDHPLAISFPAGQAAQFKQTIETLIKDIERNARAAFASEEFEKKRKSVHKTFNDQAEEIWKQLEQYAKDQNFGVEKTQQGYLTVPLRFGRPISKEEFKAMPEAEQDELNQKGKEVEAEVTEAARRIELVERQLEEEYDKLKKKMAREAVNDLFAALLDLYADNEKVLTYLTKMHDDVSENYRLFQGSDGSEENFLFPFVESKVRSTRYQVNVFVDRSKLTGAPVVFETNPSYHNLFGKVEYRGSFGSMSTDFTMIKPGALHTSNGGYLIVQAAELLANPLSWIMLKRTLKTRQIRIENVLEEQALVSTAGIKPEEIPLDVKVVMIGSAHLYHLLAQWDEDFHKIFKVKVEFDTDMEKSAEHIQDFASFVKRYTEESGLLPFHRGALASLMNYSSRLAGDQRKLSTRFHDITKIIVESSFWAEQAEALVVEEAHLRQALDEQEYRSSRIAERIREMIADGTLMVDTEGEVVGQINGLAVLQTGDYMFGQPHRITAQTYLGRKGILNIERETSLSGQLHDKGLLILSGYLNGKFAQERPLPISASVTFEQTYSMIDGDSASSTELYALLSSLSQTGIKQGIAVTGSVNQKGEIQPIGGVNEKIEGFFYVCAAKGLTGEQGVIIPHQNVKNLGLKADVAEAIERGQFHVWSVETIEQGIEMLTGESAETIFARVEQRLNQMFERLKALERKGDVKPSD from the coding sequence TTGAAACAATCACGTCAAGTCCCTGCCGCTCAACTGCGCGGCGATATTAAAGCTGACGACTTTCCGTTTGAAACGACAAATGAGATTGAGTCTTTGTCAGACGTTGTTTTTGGTCAAAAACGGGCGGAGCGGGCGAGTGAGTTTGGCTTAAAAGTAAAACAGCCCGGATACAACTTATTTTTGGTCGGTCCATCTGGTTCTGGCAAGAGCGCGTATGCGTTGGCCAAAGTAACCGAGATGGCTGAAGATGGACAAGCGCCTAATGATTGGTGTTATGTTTACAATTTTGAATCACCGGACCATCCGCTGGCCATTTCGTTTCCTGCTGGACAGGCGGCGCAATTTAAACAGACGATCGAGACATTGATCAAAGATATTGAACGGAATGCGCGCGCGGCTTTTGCCAGTGAAGAGTTCGAGAAAAAGCGGAAAAGTGTACATAAAACATTTAACGATCAAGCAGAGGAGATTTGGAAGCAGCTTGAGCAGTATGCGAAGGATCAAAACTTTGGGGTTGAAAAAACACAGCAAGGTTATTTGACAGTACCATTGCGATTCGGTCGTCCGATTAGCAAAGAAGAATTTAAAGCGATGCCTGAAGCTGAACAGGATGAATTGAATCAAAAAGGCAAGGAAGTTGAGGCGGAAGTAACAGAGGCCGCGCGTCGCATTGAATTGGTGGAACGTCAACTAGAGGAAGAGTACGATAAACTTAAAAAGAAGATGGCGCGAGAAGCGGTGAACGATTTATTTGCGGCATTGTTGGATTTATACGCGGACAATGAAAAAGTGTTGACTTATTTAACAAAAATGCATGACGATGTGAGTGAAAATTATCGGCTTTTCCAGGGTAGCGACGGTTCAGAAGAAAACTTTTTGTTTCCATTTGTGGAAAGCAAGGTTCGATCGACCCGATATCAGGTTAATGTGTTCGTTGATCGCAGTAAATTAACAGGCGCCCCCGTCGTGTTCGAGACGAATCCAAGTTACCATAATTTATTCGGAAAAGTGGAATATCGTGGTTCATTTGGATCGATGTCAACGGATTTTACGATGATTAAACCAGGCGCTCTACATACGAGTAACGGTGGATACTTAATCGTGCAAGCGGCAGAACTGTTGGCGAACCCATTATCATGGATCATGCTCAAGCGCACGTTAAAGACAAGACAAATCCGCATTGAAAATGTGTTGGAAGAACAAGCCCTCGTTTCTACAGCGGGCATTAAGCCGGAGGAAATTCCGCTTGATGTAAAAGTGGTCATGATTGGCAGCGCGCATTTGTATCATTTACTGGCGCAATGGGATGAAGACTTCCATAAAATTTTTAAAGTCAAAGTTGAATTCGATACGGATATGGAAAAATCGGCTGAGCACATTCAGGATTTTGCCTCTTTTGTGAAACGCTATACGGAAGAGTCGGGCTTGCTTCCGTTTCACCGCGGCGCCTTAGCGAGTTTGATGAATTACAGCTCGCGATTAGCTGGCGATCAGCGCAAACTATCGACCCGTTTTCATGATATTACCAAAATTATAGTAGAATCTAGTTTTTGGGCGGAACAAGCGGAAGCGCTGGTTGTGGAGGAGGCTCATCTGCGGCAAGCGTTGGATGAACAAGAATACCGCTCCAGTCGGATTGCGGAACGAATTCGAGAAATGATCGCTGACGGTACGTTGATGGTTGATACGGAAGGTGAAGTTGTCGGGCAAATTAATGGCTTAGCTGTGTTGCAAACAGGCGATTACATGTTTGGTCAGCCGCATCGGATTACCGCTCAAACGTATTTGGGGCGCAAAGGGATCCTCAACATCGAACGAGAAACATCATTAAGCGGTCAATTGCACGACAAAGGGCTGCTAATTCTAAGTGGCTACCTCAATGGAAAGTTTGCTCAAGAACGACCGCTGCCGATTTCGGCAAGTGTGACCTTTGAACAAACGTACAGTATGATCGACGGTGACAGCGCCTCAAGCACAGAATTGTACGCGCTGCTTTCTTCGTTGAGTCAAACGGGGATCAAACAAGGCATTGCGGTTACAGGTTCTGTTAATCAAAAAGGAGAAATTCAACCAATTGGCGGCGTTAATGAAAAAATCGAAGGGTTTTTCTACGTTTGCGCAGCGAAAGGCTTAACAGGCGAGCAAGGTGTCATCATTCCGCATCAAAATGTTAAAAATCTGGGGTTAAAAGCGGATGTTGCTGAAGCGATTGAACGCGGTCAATTTCATGTTTGGTCAGTGGAGACGATCGAACAAGGCATTGAAATGTTGACGGGAGAATCGGCGGAAACGATTTTTGCCCGTGTGGAACAACGATTGAACCAAATGTTCGAACGCTTAAAAGCGTTGGAACGAAAGGGCGACGTTAAGCCATCTGATTAA